From one Nematostella vectensis chromosome 7, jaNemVect1.1, whole genome shotgun sequence genomic stretch:
- the LOC125568435 gene encoding uncharacterized protein LOC125568435, whose protein sequence is MVFKRQACCCPNHEAWCGSKPSDVEQRSLRKANRVEKVFLELDDKGKKGLSRSICMYCRQRVDMELGNKRMKTSHEDIEETSALGQILPSSVDAVRLMKASTKLRDIELKDIERCIEVEDTAFGEAKIFFLENCKI, encoded by the exons ATGGTGTTCAAAAGGCAGGCATGTTGCTGCCCAAACCACGAGGCTTGGTGTGGCAGTAAGCCTTCAGATGTGGAACAGAGGTCCCTGAGAAAGGCGAACAGAGTAGAGAAAGTTTTCTTGGAGCTAGATGACAAAGGCAAAAAGGGCTTGTCTAGAAGCATTTGTATGTACTGTCGACAGCGAGTCGATATGGAGCTTGGAAACAAACGCATGAAAACTTCACACGAG GACATTGAGGAAACCTCTGCACTAGGGCAAATTTTGCCGTCATCAGTTGATGCTGTACGACTCATGAAAGCATCAACTAAACTAAGGGACATAGAACTAAAGGACATAGAACGATGCATTGAAGTAGAAGATACGGCGTTTGGTGAAgcgaagatattttttttagaaaattgtaaaatataa
- the LOC116616791 gene encoding uncharacterized protein LOC116616791: protein MKFLPRSFRETQKDWYGKKGKSWHVTVAVTRGEDGELQTKTYVHVFDQCTQNWFAVHSIIENTLTTIRRTSPEITEAFIRSDNAGCYHSGFLAVSIPSISQRTEIVICRYDFSKPQSGKDVCDRRIAAMKAHMRRYVNEGNDIQSASDIKAALETFGGVKGCYVAVVAVDETQQTTTKHGLKGIQSFHNFRFESSEMTSQMSKMGSPQGRTQLQILEDFGDPEHDFGIFRKKTPAHVASETTHEEEEIEDNDEDEDKDEDEDEEAEGGDRTAFFSCPEKGCTKQFLTHRSLLSHLDSGKHHLRLERESSYDNIKRKWAKACQDVVSAARELTIERSLDLQLASGQPTVKRGWALKRSKKAVRFTEKVKRYLTGVCLEGEQTGKKADPSEVATRLKSLRSDGRKKFASEEWLTTQQITSYFSRLTILNRSGELRQQALPEEPWEEELKAICHFCQLETLLFIVSLTRIVERKVENNINSNSAT, encoded by the exons ATGAAGTTCCTGCCACGTAGCTTCCGAGAGACTCAAAAAGACTGGTATGGCAAGAAGGGCAAGTCATGGCACGTGACGGTCGCAGTAACAAGGGGCGAGGACGGTGAATTGCAG ACAAAAACATATGTCCACGTGTTTGATCAGTGTACCCAAAACTGGTTTGCGGTACATTCCATTATTGAGAACACCCTCACCACCATCCGGCGCACGAGCCCAGAAATCACCGAGGCATTTATAAGATCTGACAACGCTGGATGCTACCATAGCGGCTTTCTGGCGGTCTCAATTCCAAGCATCAGTCAGCGCACCGAAATTGTTATTTGCCGATACGATTTCAGCAAACCACAGTCCGGCAAAGATGTTTGTGATCGTCGGATTGCCGCTATGAAAGCCCACATGAGAAGATACGTGAATGAGGGCAATGACATCCAGTCAGCCAGTGACATCAAGGCTGCCCTTGAGACGTTTGGAGGAGTGAAAGGCTGTTATGTCGCTGTCGTTGCTGTGGACGAGACCCAGCAAACTACGACGAAGCACGGATTGAAGGGCATTCAAAGCTTCCATAACTTCCGCTTCGAAAGCTCTGAGATGACT TCTCAGATGTCAAAGATGGGGTCACCTCAAGGAAGGACACAGCTACAAATTCTTGAAGACTTTGGTGACCCAGAGCATGATTTTGGTATCTTCCGTAAAAAAACACCTGCCCATGTAGCTTCCGAGACTACccacgaggaggaggagataGAAGACAACGATGAAGATGAGGACAAAGATGAAGATGAGGACGAGGAAGCTGAAGGCGGGGACCGAACTGCCTTTTTTTCCTGTCCAGAGAAGGGATGTACTAAGCAGTTCCTCACTCATCGCAGTCTTCTGAGCCATCTCGATTCCGGCAAGCATCaccttcgactcgaacgagaATCATCGTATGACAACATAAAGAGAAAGTGGGCAAAGGCATGCCAAGATGTGGTATCAGCAGCTAGAGAGCTAACCATAGAAAGATCACTCGACCTGCAACTAGCCAGCGGCCAGCCAACAGTAAAAAGAGGATGGGCTTTAAAGAGGTCCAAGAAAGCAGTACGCTTCACTGAAAAAGTAAAGCGTTACCTGACCGGCGTTTGTCTTGAGGGCGAGCAAACAGGAAAGAAAGCAGACCCAAGTGAAGTAGCGACAAGACTAAAAAGTTTGAGAAGCGATGGAAGAAAGAAGTTCGCAAGTGAAGAGTGGTTGACAACGCAACAAATCACAAGCTACTTTTCAAGACTGACTATCCTTAATCGTTCCGGCGAGCTACGCCAGCAAGCGCTTCCGGAGGAGCCTTGGGAAGAAGAACTCAAAGCTATTTGTCACTTTTGTCAGCTCGAAACGCTGTTGTTTATTGTTAGTTTGACACGAATTGTTGAGAGGAAGGTGGAGAACAACATAAATAGTAACAGTGcaacctaa